Proteins from one Triticum aestivum cultivar Chinese Spring chromosome 7A, IWGSC CS RefSeq v2.1, whole genome shotgun sequence genomic window:
- the LOC123149532 gene encoding probable plastidic glucose transporter 2 isoform X3, which produces MRWKLGTAAYKRVPSRDAAMDPDLETPEKTPDGAGGAGAAGAGPSWRRSLPHVCVATVTSFLFGYHTGVVNEPLESISADLGFAGNTLAEGLVVSICLGGAFVGCLFSGSVADGIGRRRAFQLSTLPMIVGAALSALTNSLEGMLFGRLLVGAGMGLGPPVASLYITEVSPPSVRGMYGSFVQIATCLGILFSLLVGTPVKDIDRWWRVCFWVSAVPAVLQAIAMEFCVESPQWLYKCGRTNEAEMQFEKLLGPLHVKSAMAELSRSERGDDGESVKFSELFYGRHFNVVFIGTTLFALQQLSGINSVFYFSSTVFRSVGVPSSLANICMGIANLLGSIIAMLLMDKLGRKMLLVGSFFFMAFSMGLQAIGANRHLGSASVYLSVGGILLFVLAFSLGAGPVPGLLLPEIFPNKIRAKAMALCMSVHWGVNFFVSLLFLRLLEQLGPQVLYTMFSSACVVGAIFVRRHVVETKGKTLQEIEVSLLQTQ; this is translated from the exons ATGCGGTGGAAGCTCGGCACCGCGGCGTACAAGCGCGTGCCGTCCCGCGACGCCGCCATGGATCCCGACCTCGAGACGCCAG AGAAGACGCCCGACGGAGCAGGAGGAGCAGGGGCAGCAGGGGCGGGCCCGTCGTGGCGCCGGTCGCTGCCGCACGTGTGCGTCGCCACCGTCACCTCCTTCCTCTTCGGCTACCACACAGG GGTGGTGAACGAGCCGCTCGAGAGCATCTCCGCCGACCTCGGATTCGCCGGCAACACGCTGGCCGAAG GGCTCGTGGTGAGCATATGCTTGGGGGGAGCGTTCGTCGGGTGCCTCTTCAGCGGCTCAGTCGCCGACGGAATCGGCCGGCGCCGCGCTTTTCAGCTCAGCACCCTGCCCATGATCGTGGGAGCCGCCTTAAG TGCTCTCACCAACAGCCTGGAAGGAATGCTATTTGGAAGATTATTGGTTGGAGCAGGAATGGGGTTGGGTCCACCGGTGGCTTCGCTCTATATAACGGAG GTCTCTCCCCCCTCTGTGAGGGGCATGTATGGCAGCTTTGTTCAGATTGCGACCTGTCTGGGAATCTTATTTTCTCTTCTAGTCGGTACCCCTGTCAAGGACATTGATAGATG GTGGAGAGTGTGTTTCTGGGTTTCAGCTGTCCCAGCAGTTTTACAAGCTATTGCTATGGAGTTCTGTGTTGAGAGCCCCCAGTGGCTATATAAG TGTGGAAGAACAAACGAAGCAGAAATGCAGTTTGAGAAGCTTCTAGGCCCTCTTCATGTAAAATCTGCTATGGCAGAACTTTCTCGATCGGAGAGAGGAGATGATGGGGAAAGTGTGAAGTTCTCAGAGTTGTTTTATGGCCGCCACTTCAATG TTGTTTTTATTGGCACAACGCTCTTTGCTTTACAACAGTTATCGGGCATAAATTCTGTGTTCTATTTCTCATCAACTGTGTTCAGAAGTGTGGGGGTGCCCTCTAGCCTTGCCAATATATGCATGGGGATTGCAAATTTGTTAG GTTCTATTATAGCTATGCTTCTAATGGACAAACTAGGCAGGAAAATGCTTCTTGTAGGAAGCTTCTTTTTCATG GCCTTCTCAATGGGACTTCAGGCTATTGGAGCGAATCGTCACCTTGGTTCTGCAAGTGTATATCTTTCGGTTGGTGGGATACTGCT GTTTGTCTTGGCATTTTCGTTGGGAGCAGGCCCAGTTCCAGGACTTCTTTTGCCTGAGATTTTCCCAAACAAAATTCGGGCCAAAGCTATGGCTCTGTGTATGTCAGTGCACTGG GGCGTCAACTTCTTCGTCAGTTTGTTATTCTTGCGACTTCTGGAGCAACTTGGTCCACAGGTTCTGTACACAATGTTCTCATCAGCGTGTGTGGTAGGAGCAATATTTGTGCGGCGACACGTAGTCGAAACCAAAGGAAAAACTTTGCAGGAGATAGAAGTTTCACTGTTACAAACACAGTAA
- the LOC123149532 gene encoding probable plastidic glucose transporter 3 isoform X2 yields MRWKLGTAAYKRVPSRDAAMDPDLETPAEKTPDGAGGAGAAGAGPSWRRSLPHVCVATVTSFLFGYHTGVVNEPLESISADLGFAGNTLAEGLVVSICLGGAFVGCLFSGSVADGIGRRRAFQLSTLPMIVGAALSALTNSLEGMLFGRLLVGAGMGLGPPVASLYITEVSPPSVRGMYGSFVQIATCLGILFSLLVGTPVKDIDRWWRVCFWVSAVPAVLQAIAMEFCVESPQWLYKCGRTNEAEMQFEKLLGPLHVKSAMAELSRSERGDDGESVKFSELFYGRHFNVVFIGTTLFALQQLSGINSVFYFSSTVFRSVGVPSSLANICMGIANLLGSIIAMLLMDKLGRKMLLVGSFFFMAFSMGLQAIGANRHLGSASVYLSVGGILLFVLAFSLGAGPVPGLLLPEIFPNKIRAKAMALCMSVHWGVNFFVSLLFLRLLEQLGPQVLYTMFSSACVVGAIFVRRHVVETKGKTLQEIEVSLLQTQ; encoded by the exons ATGCGGTGGAAGCTCGGCACCGCGGCGTACAAGCGCGTGCCGTCCCGCGACGCCGCCATGGATCCCGACCTCGAGACGCCAG CAGAGAAGACGCCCGACGGAGCAGGAGGAGCAGGGGCAGCAGGGGCGGGCCCGTCGTGGCGCCGGTCGCTGCCGCACGTGTGCGTCGCCACCGTCACCTCCTTCCTCTTCGGCTACCACACAGG GGTGGTGAACGAGCCGCTCGAGAGCATCTCCGCCGACCTCGGATTCGCCGGCAACACGCTGGCCGAAG GGCTCGTGGTGAGCATATGCTTGGGGGGAGCGTTCGTCGGGTGCCTCTTCAGCGGCTCAGTCGCCGACGGAATCGGCCGGCGCCGCGCTTTTCAGCTCAGCACCCTGCCCATGATCGTGGGAGCCGCCTTAAG TGCTCTCACCAACAGCCTGGAAGGAATGCTATTTGGAAGATTATTGGTTGGAGCAGGAATGGGGTTGGGTCCACCGGTGGCTTCGCTCTATATAACGGAG GTCTCTCCCCCCTCTGTGAGGGGCATGTATGGCAGCTTTGTTCAGATTGCGACCTGTCTGGGAATCTTATTTTCTCTTCTAGTCGGTACCCCTGTCAAGGACATTGATAGATG GTGGAGAGTGTGTTTCTGGGTTTCAGCTGTCCCAGCAGTTTTACAAGCTATTGCTATGGAGTTCTGTGTTGAGAGCCCCCAGTGGCTATATAAG TGTGGAAGAACAAACGAAGCAGAAATGCAGTTTGAGAAGCTTCTAGGCCCTCTTCATGTAAAATCTGCTATGGCAGAACTTTCTCGATCGGAGAGAGGAGATGATGGGGAAAGTGTGAAGTTCTCAGAGTTGTTTTATGGCCGCCACTTCAATG TTGTTTTTATTGGCACAACGCTCTTTGCTTTACAACAGTTATCGGGCATAAATTCTGTGTTCTATTTCTCATCAACTGTGTTCAGAAGTGTGGGGGTGCCCTCTAGCCTTGCCAATATATGCATGGGGATTGCAAATTTGTTAG GTTCTATTATAGCTATGCTTCTAATGGACAAACTAGGCAGGAAAATGCTTCTTGTAGGAAGCTTCTTTTTCATG GCCTTCTCAATGGGACTTCAGGCTATTGGAGCGAATCGTCACCTTGGTTCTGCAAGTGTATATCTTTCGGTTGGTGGGATACTGCT GTTTGTCTTGGCATTTTCGTTGGGAGCAGGCCCAGTTCCAGGACTTCTTTTGCCTGAGATTTTCCCAAACAAAATTCGGGCCAAAGCTATGGCTCTGTGTATGTCAGTGCACTGG GGCGTCAACTTCTTCGTCAGTTTGTTATTCTTGCGACTTCTGGAGCAACTTGGTCCACAGGTTCTGTACACAATGTTCTCATCAGCGTGTGTGGTAGGAGCAATATTTGTGCGGCGACACGTAGTCGAAACCAAAGGAAAAACTTTGCAGGAGATAGAAGTTTCACTGTTACAAACACAGTAA
- the LOC123149532 gene encoding probable plastidic glucose transporter 2 isoform X1, with translation MRWKLGTAAYKRVPSRDAAMDPDLETPDPTAEKTPDGAGGAGAAGAGPSWRRSLPHVCVATVTSFLFGYHTGVVNEPLESISADLGFAGNTLAEGLVVSICLGGAFVGCLFSGSVADGIGRRRAFQLSTLPMIVGAALSALTNSLEGMLFGRLLVGAGMGLGPPVASLYITEVSPPSVRGMYGSFVQIATCLGILFSLLVGTPVKDIDRWWRVCFWVSAVPAVLQAIAMEFCVESPQWLYKCGRTNEAEMQFEKLLGPLHVKSAMAELSRSERGDDGESVKFSELFYGRHFNVVFIGTTLFALQQLSGINSVFYFSSTVFRSVGVPSSLANICMGIANLLGSIIAMLLMDKLGRKMLLVGSFFFMAFSMGLQAIGANRHLGSASVYLSVGGILLFVLAFSLGAGPVPGLLLPEIFPNKIRAKAMALCMSVHWGVNFFVSLLFLRLLEQLGPQVLYTMFSSACVVGAIFVRRHVVETKGKTLQEIEVSLLQTQ, from the exons ATGCGGTGGAAGCTCGGCACCGCGGCGTACAAGCGCGTGCCGTCCCGCGACGCCGCCATGGATCCCGACCTCGAGACGCCAG ATCCGACAGCAGAGAAGACGCCCGACGGAGCAGGAGGAGCAGGGGCAGCAGGGGCGGGCCCGTCGTGGCGCCGGTCGCTGCCGCACGTGTGCGTCGCCACCGTCACCTCCTTCCTCTTCGGCTACCACACAGG GGTGGTGAACGAGCCGCTCGAGAGCATCTCCGCCGACCTCGGATTCGCCGGCAACACGCTGGCCGAAG GGCTCGTGGTGAGCATATGCTTGGGGGGAGCGTTCGTCGGGTGCCTCTTCAGCGGCTCAGTCGCCGACGGAATCGGCCGGCGCCGCGCTTTTCAGCTCAGCACCCTGCCCATGATCGTGGGAGCCGCCTTAAG TGCTCTCACCAACAGCCTGGAAGGAATGCTATTTGGAAGATTATTGGTTGGAGCAGGAATGGGGTTGGGTCCACCGGTGGCTTCGCTCTATATAACGGAG GTCTCTCCCCCCTCTGTGAGGGGCATGTATGGCAGCTTTGTTCAGATTGCGACCTGTCTGGGAATCTTATTTTCTCTTCTAGTCGGTACCCCTGTCAAGGACATTGATAGATG GTGGAGAGTGTGTTTCTGGGTTTCAGCTGTCCCAGCAGTTTTACAAGCTATTGCTATGGAGTTCTGTGTTGAGAGCCCCCAGTGGCTATATAAG TGTGGAAGAACAAACGAAGCAGAAATGCAGTTTGAGAAGCTTCTAGGCCCTCTTCATGTAAAATCTGCTATGGCAGAACTTTCTCGATCGGAGAGAGGAGATGATGGGGAAAGTGTGAAGTTCTCAGAGTTGTTTTATGGCCGCCACTTCAATG TTGTTTTTATTGGCACAACGCTCTTTGCTTTACAACAGTTATCGGGCATAAATTCTGTGTTCTATTTCTCATCAACTGTGTTCAGAAGTGTGGGGGTGCCCTCTAGCCTTGCCAATATATGCATGGGGATTGCAAATTTGTTAG GTTCTATTATAGCTATGCTTCTAATGGACAAACTAGGCAGGAAAATGCTTCTTGTAGGAAGCTTCTTTTTCATG GCCTTCTCAATGGGACTTCAGGCTATTGGAGCGAATCGTCACCTTGGTTCTGCAAGTGTATATCTTTCGGTTGGTGGGATACTGCT GTTTGTCTTGGCATTTTCGTTGGGAGCAGGCCCAGTTCCAGGACTTCTTTTGCCTGAGATTTTCCCAAACAAAATTCGGGCCAAAGCTATGGCTCTGTGTATGTCAGTGCACTGG GGCGTCAACTTCTTCGTCAGTTTGTTATTCTTGCGACTTCTGGAGCAACTTGGTCCACAGGTTCTGTACACAATGTTCTCATCAGCGTGTGTGGTAGGAGCAATATTTGTGCGGCGACACGTAGTCGAAACCAAAGGAAAAACTTTGCAGGAGATAGAAGTTTCACTGTTACAAACACAGTAA